A window from Kiritimatiellia bacterium encodes these proteins:
- a CDS encoding tail fiber domain-containing protein yields the protein HSSDREAKEGLEPVEVEKILEGVKRMPVYRWRYKENPGVEHIGPVAQDFTREFEVGVDERSIAAVDADGVLFAAVQALARENERIVRDNERIVRENEDLRRRIEELERRIQGPASGSF from the coding sequence TTCATAGCAGTGATCGCGAGGCGAAGGAAGGGCTGGAGCCTGTAGAGGTTGAGAAGATTTTGGAAGGGGTCAAGCGAATGCCGGTGTATCGTTGGCGGTACAAGGAGAACCCGGGAGTCGAGCACATTGGTCCTGTCGCGCAAGATTTTACGCGAGAGTTTGAGGTCGGAGTCGATGAGCGAAGCATCGCCGCGGTGGACGCCGACGGCGTCCTCTTCGCCGCGGTGCAGGCGCTGGCGCGGGAGAACGAACGAATTGTGCGGGATAACGAACGAATCGTCAGGGAGAATGAGGACCTGCGCCGCCGGATCGAGGAACTCGAGAGACGGATACAGGGGCCGGCGAGCGGATCTTTCTGA